Genomic window (Culex pipiens pallens isolate TS chromosome 3, TS_CPP_V2, whole genome shotgun sequence):
ACTTCACGAACTGGAACTGGATTACCTTGGGAGGAGTCTACTTGCATGGGTCGATAAAAAGTGTGACTGGTTAGGTACAGGAGGGGTTGGTTGAATTGGTATTGCTTgacaatctttaaaaatatacatCAATTTTACAGATTGATTGAACTTCCAAAAATGTTATACTCATAACTCAGATTAGTAGATATTGAATGGTTGTAAACTGGTTCGTCCGATCTTCTCGTTACAAAAACAGTTCGATTCGCCCCGAAAGCCAGCCTGAATCGCGTACAAATTTTACAGCCCCATTAGAAGCGTGTATGGTACAAAATCCGTTCACCTTTGTAATTGATTCGCGGTTTCGGTTTCACTTATCCAATTTGTTGAATAGACTCTTTTTTTCTCGTCTACAATCCGCCCAAATTGAGGCTAATCTGCACGGTTTTTGTGTGCTTTAGGTTTCACCCGGCCAAAATTGGGGCCTTTTTGTGGAACATCATCAGACCACACAACCTCGCCGAGTTATGTCTCAATGGTTCGCGATGCCGTGATCGCGAGGATCACGTTGGATTGTGCAAATAGTTCGCTCATGTTTACCCCTGGCTGACAGTTTGCGCAGCTGAACAACGAGAGACCTTGTCCCGCGTCACCCAGGCTTCGTCGATTGCGATAAATAATTCAGATTCCAGTTCTAGACTGCAAGTTGCAGTCGTATAACTTAAATCTTGGCAATGGGTACGGTAATCGCTCTGATGGTGATCCTCAGCATCGTGATCAACGGGGTAAGATCGCTCTAATGCTTGTTCAGCGCACCACGTCAGGAAGTTACGCTACATTACAGCCTAGCGGGCACACCTTCGCCGCACCTGTTCAGAACCCCGAGGCCGAACACCCCCCAACCAGTCCCGACGTCGTTCGGCTGGTGCACTACCTAACCTACCTGCTGGACTACATCATCCGGCACTACGTTCCGGACTGGAGCCTGCACCCCAACCAGAACGCAACCCACTACTTCGAGGAGGCCATCCTCGAAGGTCGCACCGATGAGCCCCGCCAGGACGGCGTGAAAAGACCGGCCAAACCTGACGACGTCACGGCCGAAAAGACGATTCAAGTGGTGGATCAACTCAGTCATGAAATCAAGCCGTAACCTTCGCGGTCCCATCCATAAAAGTCAATAAACCTAAAAGCTATTCTCACCTTTTGAAACACCCTAAAAAAACGGGTGGTCGACTTTCGGCGAGAAAGAAAACTTGAATTTGGTCGCGATTTGCATAAGGCAGTCCGCGGTGACCTTTGGGCTCGGAGGGGGAGACCTTTTCACCGGGCGCGACTAAAACCGGTTGATCTTAATGATCTACCGAGTTCGATTTGGTCGTgcaatatgtgtgtgtgtgtgggttgaGGTTCATCGACATTTTGACTGGGAGGGCCTTTGGGATCAATCAATGTGGACAGCCGGTTGACACAAACTTGTTTGAGATTTCATGTCGATTGATTTGTGAGAAAAAAGCGTTCATCGTAGTGTTGATTTTGACCTTGAAGGACTTCGATTCAATGAACGAAGCAATGTGAAACATGTTCGATACGTATCTGATAGGTCGAAGGTTTTGTcctgcttttatttatttttttggaattatattaaaaattaacttaaaaaatgacgccattttgtgcagcacaCAGTGCcttgaccttcacagataccCAAAATTAGATTccaattctgagatattcaataaaaacccaaaaatctCCGTAACAAAAGTGTtataaaaattcttgaaaacctGCATCTTGAGACATGATTTTCTGATCAAGTGTCTTTTTCAGGGAATATGACCacattcttgtaaaaaaaactcatttttcataTTACCTCTTGAAAAACTAGATTTtctatatgagcaattctccaccaaaaccggaaatagagtttttgttttgctcaaactttgtggggactttccctatgaccaaagaagtaattttgtgtcattgattcacccatacaaggctccaaaaaatgttggcagctgtcaatacaaaaatggtacgaaaaTATTCGATAATCTATATcatttaatgaattttctgaccgatttggggtctttttcaaagttgtaagtattgatgaggactacgccaatttaaaatgttagtctttattttaaatttttgaaaatatttttatcgaaaaggtcggaaaatttcacgaatgtttcatgttttaacattgaaaatcggacctttagttgctgagatatcgacattagaaaatggtgggttgtttgggtgacacttagaaaacatcaattttcctgttttttaacctttgcatggcaatatctcagcaactatgggtcgtatcaacaaagttcaataaagcaacatatagaaaacaagccttacccgacaaacttcgttctgccttcgtttgttgacgtttttagcttaagcctcctgtgatcaaaaattgattttacgtaactttttccatacaatttgccgatgctccggaatcgttccagagtggccaaagtgtcaatcggttagcgtataaaccttccttggacttatacgaacccaacgcaacaaagagcacctcgatccgacgctccgtattgaactgattcgcgttcgaacaaaaccgtcgaaattatTTACATCgaaatttacatcgaaaaatgaagttgaaacatttttgtgaccaatatttcgattttttgaaaaaatctgtattgattcaaaaaatcataactcggtcaaagattttttgcccattctggaaatttctgaaaagttggcatatcaaaaaataaacaaaaattaaaaatagtgtttttttgcaaatcaagttttagtgacaaaaagttaaattaaaaatcaccaaattgtttttttatcgtgtatcatttttttcagtgtagtccatatccacaactttgccgaagacaccaaatcgatcaaaaaattccttcaaaagatacagatttttgaattttcacatatcatttttgtatggacagctgccaaatttgtatggaaaattatatggacaaactaatgatgcaaaatggcttctttgggcataccgaaggcaccaaaaaagtttcagcccgattaaaaaatacaaa
Coding sequences:
- the LOC120415759 gene encoding uncharacterized protein LOC120415759; the protein is MGTVIALMVILSIVINGPSGHTFAAPVQNPEAEHPPTSPDVVRLVHYLTYLLDYIIRHYVPDWSLHPNQNATHYFEEAILEGRTDEPRQDGVKRPAKPDDVTAEKTIQVVDQLSHEIKP